A window of Centroberyx gerrardi isolate f3 chromosome 19, fCenGer3.hap1.cur.20231027, whole genome shotgun sequence genomic DNA:
ATCCAGTTTGGTAGCAGTGGACCCTTGAATCGTGACGTGTGTCTACGATTGCTCTGCAGCTGTAcagtgtacatgtgtatgtgtgtagtcaCCGCTTGTTGGAAGGTGGAGGTGGGAGTagcagtgtgtatatgtatatgcacTTATACGTATGCTACTTACGCCATGTCTGGTGGCGGTGGAGGCAGGAAGTCATCGGGGCCAGgcgaagggagagaggagccagGATCAAAAGCATAAGAGCCTGTACTCTGCTCTAAGCCATCAGAAGTGAAGCCTTCTCCAGATCCAATACTGCCATTCAGACCCTCCAAAGAATTCCTTAATAAACATCAAGTGATCAAACTCAACCATCAAGACATCAATATCAGCTCAAAATATTCCATCCCTATTCTCTGAAACCTCTCCATACAGAGGACTTTGAATAAAGCATTTATGGCACAGCAAATGACCATTTATGGACTCAATgagctttttgttgttgttttgtgaaatcaccCTTAAAAGATTTAAGaggaactgtcacagttttttTGGTAGCAATGCATTTAGAGCATCAAAAACACTAGGAAAAATGACAGTGTTACATTTATGCAGTTACCTTGTGCTCTTTGGTTGATACAGctataaaatattaataattcatAAAATAGTATTGTGACGTGCACAGCAATAGGGGATTGGTTTGCCCTTCAACTTGACAGTTTGACAGATATTCCGACCTAAATAATGATTTTTCCATTAAGCTGGGCCTGTGATTATCTAAACAAATGAGGAGGCAAATTGACTTTACGCATACCGCTAAGGCAGCATCACAGGAGCTGGTAAATCTTATAAAACAGATTAAGATACTAGCCAAGCACATCGCTTAGTCAGTCTTGCACTTTATGTCTACTGCTTTCTGCAGTGTTGGTGTGCTGCGTGATCATCAAATACTTTTCTACTTGCTATCTACTCATAAACTATTGTCACTCAACATTTACACATGGATAAGAGAAGATAccagtcttttttattttcattttaaatatgtATGCCTATTTCACATGTTTATAGTGATCATCATTGATCAGTAGCAATAATAATTAGTGGATAGTGTTATCACAATGTTCCTGACAAAAGGTGAAAAATAACCATCTATGTCCAAAATGACTTTGTCAGACCGTAGCAGAAAAGGGCTAGTGCAACTTCACTGCATTTTGCCAAGGACAGCCACCCCTACGCCCGCCCCCCTGAGAATATTCTGCTGTTTTTAGACAGGACATACCACTGAATGGCATACCTCCGTCTACAGATGGGTTGATAACAGTGCAGTGAGTGAAATTCACCATCAGAATACCCATTCTTTAAGCATGCGCTCTCATTGTGTTAActagagaaataaataataaattcaaCTAGTCATTATTTTTCTAGGGGCCATAATGCTAATGAGGACCTCTGAAGTCCGTGGACAACCACCACTCCACGCCGACACAGACCCCCATCACCCTCTGGAGACTTCAACCTCTCCTTTCTCAGTCTCTCAACTTACATCATGTCATTCTTTGGCACCACAAACTCCTCCCCCATCTTGCGGCGTTCCCATTCCTCCTTCCTGGTCTTGATCTTCCGAGGATTCAGCGTCCGTGGGTTCAGATtgtccttcttctccttctactcagagaggagaggagaggagaggagagagagagacagagagagagagagagaatgggttGGATCCAAATGCTTTCCTTTGATGTACTGTACATATGAATGATTCACGACTAAATTAATGTTGTCTAGTTGTTTCAACTCAATGACTGTCAAGTTATTTGTTTCgtgtgtttgattgtgtgtgtgtgtgtgtgtgtgtgtgtgtgtgtgtgtgtgtgtgtgtgtgtgtctcactctgTGCTTGCGTTTCTCCTTCATGATGTCCTTGGTGTCCTGCAGCATCTTCTCCTTCCACAGGTCAAAGAAGTAGGAGGGATCGGTGTAAAACTTCAGagcctccctcccatcctccctgtGGACAGCCATTTACACCCAAAATAATTAACactgggtgtgcatgtgtgtgtgtgtgtttatattgtatgttatcttatctcatgtgcacacatatgaacatggtgtgtgtttacattgtaTGTTATGTGTGAACATATGAACATAccataaaattgaattgaatttactGCTTTTCTGAGAAGAATTGTGCTGCTCAAATTTATATAATTGCCTAAAAATATTACTGGTATAGGCAACTGATGTCTGACTGATTAACTACTTTATAAGAAAGTATGACTTATTTTTGGTAACATACCAAAAATAGTACCACAACATACTGGTCAGCTTATAAACAAAGCATCAATGCATCAAAATGGACTCAAACAAAAACTTCCAAAGCCACAAAAGTGAATAAAAGATATCTCTCCGTCCCACACTGACTAACAAACAGGAACAATGCTGTATAGCGCTCCAAGCAGTAGTTATGTTTGGTAGTCACACCACTACCTGTATCCATGACAACGAGACAAACATCAGCATGTTTCACTACATGCAATGTCTCTTTTTGGtgatacattttctgatattttagTAATTGTAATGATATTTTAGGCTATAAATATTGTATTAGACGCCTTTATGGTAattctgccatttttttttttaactttatttacacatacacaagaaTACACCACAACAATCCAAACCACTATTTGAGATCTGGTCATTATTGGAAGTTTTGCGGTATATGCATCAGAGAAGAGGGGTTGAATAATGCATAGGCATGACAgaaatttggtgtgtgtgtgtgtgtgtgtgtgtgtgtgcgcacatgcatgaGTGGTTACTGTTCCTTGTATGTTATGCTGATATGAATGAATAAGAGCTATgaatctgtgtgtctgcagggtcGTACCGGTACTGGCTGAGGTTGTTGAGTGGCGGGGGCGGGTTACAGACGGTGTAGGTGTCCTGTACAGGCATGGGCAGAGACGGCCTGGTGAACAGCTGCTGGTCCTGGGTCAGATTACTGCGGAAGGCCTTACGGGTAGTGATGGCctgcagagagactgagagagaaagagggagacagagggatgaagtGCTAATCAATATTTACCGTACCGGAGGAGGTGAAGTGattttgatgatgtcactgtgatgtcatttttcaCAGATTTTAATCAGACAATATTTGTCCTTTTTCAGTGGCTGAAAATTTTTAACATTTGTTATTCATAAAAAGTCAGTATTGGCAGGTAAATCTAATCAGAGTTTTGCTTCACAATCACTGACATCAGTAACAGTCAGGCTCAAGTGTTTATCAGCATAATATGTTTAAAAATAGACTGAATGTGGTATGTTTCATGTGTAACTCAAGCTTAAAATGTGGGACAATGTTAATATTTAGCTGTATTCAGACTGTAGCAGTAATAGAGGTAGTAGTAATGGCAGTAGTAGTATGTGTGcgtcctcaccctcctcttctttgGGGTCCAGTTGGGTGACTTTGACCTGTAGACGATCCACTCTTTCCCCCAGTGTATTTACTCTGATGGCAAATGCTCCAGCCTGCACAAACAGCTCCCCAAACACATCCTCCGCATActtacctacacacacacacacacacacacacacacacacacacacaggtttataATTTACATCCTCAAAGGCTATTTTAagtgtcacactcacacacactgaactcaTATTCATAATTTACAACTATGTGTAAAATAAAACTCTCTCACTCTACTTCTGCctttcacacacaggcacacacaggcacgcacatgcgcacatgcacacatcaaacacactcacagacaatactgttcatgttttttattttacagacAGATGCATTGATTGTTTTCATGCAaatttacactcacacacacacacacacacacacacacacacacactcaaaagaCACTCACTGAGGCTGCCGAGCTGGCGGATAATGTTGGCCAGGCTGATGTTGGTGACACACTCCAGCTCACTGCGGATGTTCGGGGGGATAGTCTGGCGACACACATGCCGCGGCTCTATATTCCTGGTAACTAGAGGCATGGTGGGGTGTGATGGGTAGGGCGGCCTGGCCctgtagaggaagagaaagggggggtCATTTGAGTCTCAAACACAGGTAAAAACATACAACCACTAAAGGACTGGAACACAGTACTAAGGCATTGATGTGTCGATGTTCTGCAGACATGGCGGCTGTCTGGCCGCCATGTCCTACAGACATCTGTGACACACTCATGTGACACCCAGACACACGAATACACGCttatataaatacacactgGGCCAGACGGGGCTAAAGCAGAAGCAAAACTAAAGGCTTGCTCCACTCCGCACACAACCCACTCTCAAAATTCATCAAGTTAGTGTGAACAAAACTGGACAATGTCAGAAATGCTTTTCTGGATTTCTGGAGCACTTGGCCCACAGAAGTTTAAGCACATCAAATCACATCAGACAAAACATAGTCAATGTGTATTCATGTCAACTCCCCAAGCAAAGCAGGAACTCTACATTGCAATATGGAGTCTACTTAGAAAATGACAACTCCCATAGGCGCTCAGAGAGTGAGAGTGCAGACTCTCCCTGCAACCAAGATAGTGCTGGCAGAATTTGTATATAGCTTACTGTAAGTATACTCTGCTGTGCTTCCTATTCCCCATTTTGGTTGCCTAATTACAAGTTTTTAATGTCAGGGCTTCATAGACTGGTGAGGTCATGCTACAACTGTTCCTCAGTGGATTCATCTGTCTGTACTTTTC
This region includes:
- the wasf2 gene encoding actin-binding protein WASF2, yielding MPLVTRNIEPRHVCRQTIPPNIRSELECVTNISLANIIRQLGSLSKYAEDVFGELFVQAGAFAIRVNTLGERVDRLQVKVTQLDPKEEEVSLQAITTRKAFRSNLTQDQQLFTRPSLPMPVQDTYTVCNPPPPLNNLSQYREDGREALKFYTDPSYFFDLWKEKMLQDTKDIMKEKRKHRKEKKDNLNPRTLNPRKIKTRKEEWERRKMGEEFVVPKNDMMNSLEGLNGSIGSGEGFTSDGLEQSTGSYAFDPGSSLPSPGPDDFLPPPPPDMAYHDGGQNQKRVSVLSPNHPPPAPPMASPPANSRPNLAPPPAPPPPPPPCGFGAPPPPPGFDSPPSPPPLSSSPNAYPSPPAPPPPPAMSSVCPPPPPALPQGGGPPPPPPPPPPPGPPPPSSGPLAPPPPSSGGAVAPSSAPKAQPEPAGDARSDLLQAIRQGFNLRKVEEQREQEKRDHFGNDVAAILSRRIAVECSDSEDDSSEFDDDEWSE